Proteins encoded within one genomic window of uncultured Fretibacterium sp.:
- a CDS encoding DUF3536 domain-containing protein, with product MPRYVCIHGHFYQPPRENPWLEAVELQESAAPWHDWNARIAAECYSRNAASRILDADGNIAKICNNYSRISFNVGPTLLSWMEEREPRCYHAILEADALGRKRFSGHGPAMAQVYNHIIMPLANRRDKRTQVVWGIEDFKRRFGRAPEGMWLAETAVDTETLEVLAENGIRFTVLAPKQAAEVRPLGEGAWRDVRGERVDTRCAYRCDLPSGRSIALFFYDGRISQEIAFGGLLNNGENFAHRLIGALADSNLPVLSHVATDGESYGHHHDHGDMALAYCLETLDRSREAQLTVYGEFLALFPPEHAVRIVENSSWSCAHGVERWRGDCGCNAGTPGFHQQWRGPLREALDALRDSLADIFEREGRGLFPDPWGTRDAYIAVISDRSPENVERWLARHAARPLGPEERTRALSLMELQRSTLLMYTSCGWFFDDISRIETVQILRYAARAIELARDLSGRDCAPEFLRMLERAPSNVPELGNGARVYELLVRPGRITKARLAAHYGITSLFPGFAPAFSEGCWRFSGTAAVPEKASDSGKNSTSEKASNSGKNSAPKKISPSEASPPQGAAGSCAFSAGTVRVRSEVTGEEETFLFAANYRGGTSILCGVAPEREVREVTAGEADALRELFAGSDERGLVGRFGHDLFSLRHILADAQRKVLDKLLRQDVARIEESVHSIVRSYDSLLDYLTTLEMRPPRIIASAAEVALTSNIVHALEHEVPDIAHIRGQLRLAARWRTALDVPRIGFAVSQWLDRRMDRLCEDPGDAAATDGICAMLALFVDEHQWHLSLYQAQNLYFEVLEAHRKSALPPKAWDALHRLGRRLRFSEAMLRKR from the coding sequence ATGCCCCGCTACGTCTGTATCCACGGACACTTCTACCAACCGCCGAGGGAGAACCCCTGGCTCGAGGCCGTCGAACTGCAGGAGTCGGCGGCTCCCTGGCACGACTGGAACGCCCGGATCGCAGCCGAGTGCTACAGCCGAAACGCCGCGTCCCGAATCCTCGATGCCGATGGGAACATCGCCAAAATCTGCAACAACTATTCTCGGATCAGCTTCAACGTGGGGCCTACCCTCCTCTCCTGGATGGAGGAACGGGAACCCCGCTGCTACCACGCGATCCTGGAGGCGGACGCCCTGGGACGAAAGCGCTTCTCCGGGCACGGCCCCGCGATGGCGCAGGTCTACAACCACATCATCATGCCCCTGGCCAACCGCCGCGACAAGAGGACCCAGGTCGTCTGGGGAATCGAGGACTTCAAAAGGCGCTTCGGGCGCGCCCCCGAGGGGATGTGGCTGGCCGAGACCGCCGTGGACACGGAGACCCTGGAGGTCCTGGCGGAGAACGGCATCCGGTTCACCGTCCTGGCCCCCAAGCAGGCCGCCGAGGTCCGTCCCCTCGGGGAGGGTGCCTGGCGCGACGTGAGGGGGGAGCGGGTGGACACCCGCTGCGCCTATCGCTGCGACCTTCCCTCCGGCCGAAGCATCGCGCTGTTCTTCTACGACGGCCGGATCTCCCAGGAGATCGCCTTCGGCGGGCTTCTGAACAACGGGGAGAACTTCGCTCATCGCCTGATCGGCGCACTGGCGGACTCGAACCTCCCGGTGCTCTCCCACGTCGCGACGGACGGGGAGTCCTACGGGCACCATCACGACCATGGGGACATGGCCCTGGCCTACTGCCTGGAGACGCTGGACCGCTCCCGGGAGGCCCAGCTCACCGTCTACGGCGAGTTCCTGGCGCTCTTCCCCCCGGAACACGCCGTGCGGATCGTCGAGAACTCCTCCTGGAGCTGCGCCCACGGCGTGGAGCGATGGAGGGGGGACTGCGGCTGCAACGCGGGGACGCCGGGGTTCCACCAGCAATGGCGCGGTCCGCTGCGGGAGGCCCTGGATGCGCTGAGGGACTCGCTGGCCGACATCTTCGAGCGCGAGGGCCGGGGGCTCTTCCCCGACCCATGGGGCACCCGGGACGCTTATATCGCCGTCATCTCCGACCGCTCGCCTGAGAACGTGGAGCGCTGGCTCGCGCGGCATGCCGCGCGTCCCCTCGGCCCCGAGGAGCGCACACGGGCCCTCTCCCTGATGGAGCTGCAGCGCTCCACCCTGCTGATGTACACGAGCTGCGGCTGGTTCTTCGACGACATCTCCCGCATCGAGACGGTGCAGATCCTCCGCTATGCGGCCCGCGCCATCGAGCTGGCGAGGGACCTCTCCGGGCGGGACTGCGCCCCCGAGTTCCTGAGGATGCTGGAGAGGGCCCCCAGCAATGTCCCCGAGCTCGGAAACGGCGCCCGGGTCTACGAGCTGCTGGTCCGGCCCGGCCGGATCACGAAGGCCCGGCTGGCCGCGCACTACGGGATCACGTCGCTCTTCCCGGGCTTCGCGCCCGCCTTCTCCGAGGGATGCTGGCGCTTCTCCGGGACCGCCGCCGTCCCGGAAAAAGCCTCAGATTCGGGAAAAAACTCAACCTCGGAAAAAGCCTCAAATTCGGGAAAAAACTCAGCCCCGAAAAAAATCTCGCCCTCGGAAGCATCCCCGCCACAGGGGGCCGCGGGCTCCTGCGCCTTCTCGGCCGGGACGGTTCGGGTCCGTTCCGAGGTCACGGGGGAGGAGGAGACCTTCCTCTTCGCCGCCAACTATCGAGGCGGCACCTCCATCCTGTGCGGGGTCGCCCCCGAGCGGGAGGTCCGGGAGGTGACGGCCGGGGAGGCGGACGCCCTGCGAGAACTCTTCGCCGGGTCCGATGAGAGGGGATTGGTCGGGCGCTTCGGGCACGACTTGTTCTCCCTGCGCCATATCCTGGCCGACGCCCAGCGCAAGGTCCTGGACAAGCTGCTGCGGCAGGACGTCGCCCGGATCGAGGAGAGCGTTCATTCCATCGTCCGCAGCTACGACTCGCTCCTGGACTACCTGACGACCCTGGAGATGCGGCCGCCCCGGATCATCGCCTCGGCCGCCGAGGTCGCCCTGACGTCGAATATCGTCCACGCCCTGGAGCACGAGGTTCCCGACATCGCGCACATCCGTGGGCAGCTCCGCCTCGCGGCGCGGTGGAGGACGGCGCTTGACGTCCCCCGCATCGGCTTCGCCGTCTCTCAATGGCTGGACCGGCGGATGGATCGGCTCTGCGAGGACCCCGGGGACGCCGCCGCGACGGACGGGATCTGCGCGATGCTCGCCCTCTTCGTCGACGAACACCAATGGCACCTCAGCCTCTATCAAGCACAGAACCTATACTTCGAGGTGCTGGAAGCACACCGGAAATCCGCC